The genomic window CTAGGCCACAAGGAGCCTGTAAGAGTTAGAACCAGAAAGGATCAGGGAGTTCCTCTACTCTTTccccacttattttacagatggcagAGCAAATCCAGCAGGGGAATCCATGCAACTTCTAAGACAGGGTCAAAACTCAAACCCAGTCTATCATGTCTGTTGACTACAAGTCTAATACAGCAGGCTTTCTTCTATAATTCTGGTTTTATGAGAATTCTAATATTTTCCTTAAGGGAAGTGGGAATATCCTCTCTTATCTCTTCCTTCCCATGAGAATGTGGCCTTGGAAGGGTCTGGGAGCCTTTCCTGTGCTAGCAGATGTCTCCCCTTAGCCTAGTCAGGCATTAACAGCATCTGCCTCTAttacctgttttctcatctacacCACCCACAGTGGGATTGCAAAAAATAACTAGTACTCttgtgatttgttctgtgaccaTTAAGTACCAAGTTTCTGATCATTTAATTTCTTGGTCTTTTTTAAACCCTGAGAAGGaattgatttgcccatgatcatagATGAaaggcaggattcagactcaggttcTTTTACTCAGGTTCAAGGTTGAACTTGGATTGGAAGAAGTAATTTTGAAGTTTTTGGTCAATTAATTTCAAGTCCTGTGGGATTTGGgaagagaataataataaaaacacatTTCTTTATCCCTTTAAAAGCAACAAAGCGTTCTTTACAGCAACTTTATGAGGCAGAGTTCACAaacatttttattcccattttatagatgagaaaattgaggcttagagaaatgGCTTGCcttcatacagctaggaagtgtctgatggGACTTGAGTTGGCCCCTCCTGATGTCATGTGTGCTGTGCTGTTACACCACATGCCTGTCTTAAACATGCATCTTCTATTTGTTCTTTCCTTGTAAATTGTAGTCAGAGGTTATAGTTGTTTCCAAAGAATACTGCTTACTCCACTTCCATATAGCAGTTTCTTCTGAGTGAACAGCCTCTATTAGGGTCTGACATCTTTGTTAGCAGATAGTGAAATATTTCTCCACAATGCCACTTGGGTTTGGTGTATTTGCAAAAGAAGggtagaagaggaggagaagggtagACAGacctaattttgttttcttgtgtttcCTAGCTGACTCATAAGCTGACCCAAAGGCAGGTGAATATCACAGTGCAGAAGAAAGAGAATCATTGGTGGGAGAGACTGACTAAACAAGAAAAACGCCCCCTGTTTTTGGCCCCTGATTTTGATCGCTGGCTGGATGAGTCTGATGCGGAAATGGAACTCAAAGCCAAGGTCAGTAATGATCTGGTGATTAGGTGCATGCAAGGACACACATTTGGTAAGAGTCCAAGCGGTCGGGTGATGGTTCAGCTCACAGAGCTTATCTTTACCCAGCCCCTTCTCTAATTTAACGTTACTGGGGAAATGTTGGCTAGGAGGACAGAAATATTTGCTATTTAGCCTcctgaaaaattttcaaaaaaatttgcaaaattatttttcatgtttattaatttgttttcagttttcaacatccacctccatatgttttaaattttctccccctccctccacaagaCGGCATTTAATCTTATATGGTCTccacacatactttcctattgaatacatttatACAccagttatgttgcatagaagaattataatgagtgGGCGAAACCATGAGAAATTTGCAAATCTTTAAGAATTGCTCCACACGcttcctctgccctccccccactcACCAATTCTTCGACTCTGACTAGGATTGCTTAGTTATTGTCCTGTTACTCAGAGGCAGAGATATagaaaaaatgaatggtaaaggCCCTTTGTAGAACAGAAGTCCACTGCAAAACCTGAGAGCAACTGGCAATGCTAGTGAGCAAGGGTGAAATTTTCTGGCTTGTGAAATTTGGTCCCAGATATAGATATTTAAGGATACTCAATAACACAAGGACCAGGCTTGAGAGAGCTTTGGGGAAACTAGGCCATTTATCTAATACTGGGGTGTTGATCAGTGTCTGAGCGGTGTTCCTCATTGCTGTTGGGGAAACTTCTCCCCGAATTCTAGGAAGAAGAACGGATAAACAAAATCAGGATGGAGTCCAGAGTTCCAAATGACTGTAAGttagttgctgctgctgctgttactgtttcAAGTGTTAACTACAGTTATCTTTCAGTGGGAGTGGGATGAACCTACAGAAATTGGACCTGAAAGCAGTGGTAGACTTGGGTGGATATGGATTCCCAAAGAAGGATGATTTCCCCTGACTACCAGACTTTCCTGTTCTTGAAATAAGGTGTTTCGGTGTGGGTGTTTAggtgtgtatgtgggggtggTTTATGAATTGGGGGGGAGGgtgtatatatattcttgaaTCAAAGTCCTCACATCTTGGAGTTATCTTTGGGTTTCATCTGCTAGGATACAGGGAAGTGATCAGGGCAATGAAATGGTGTGGTGTGGTTGCAGATTAGACAGGGTATAGGAACACAGATATTTCTATGCCATGTTCAATTTCATTTCATGTCTGTCTAATTTTGCGTTATCTTACCAAGAGAGATTGCCCAAAGAGTGTTAGAGGCTGTGGGAAGGCTGGTAGAGGATGTATTTGGACTCACTGCAAGTTAGCTTAATCCCCTCTGCTCAGTAGGCATTTCTGGATGGtctgttcagaatttttttttggaatcCCATTTATATTTCCTGCCATTACTACCTCTTAGGGATGGGTTCTATAAATGTAACCATCAGCATGTGTGATCAGACTGCCTTTGATTTTATTCTAAACAACATACATTTCAGTGGCACCTGCATGCTTTCTGTCTTCACTTTTCTAATGTGGGAGGAACCCGTAAGTGACCTTGCTtcccaagaaagaaatgaaagacctTAGCACTCTGCTTCTTCATTGGTACAAAGGCAGGCAAGGATTGctagagacaaagacaaaatgaacacATTGAAATCTAAACGAATCTCATGTGATAGATGCCTGGCCCTTGGTGTCCTCCTATCCTGGGCCTGCTTTAGATTGGTCATATTGTGGAATTTGATTATTTGAGCATAAGCCAAGCCTTTTGATTGGATGTCTTTGAAAGGTATTTCAGCCTGGGCATGGGTACGTAATAGCAAAACACAGAACTCATGATTTCTTTGCTGAAAACTGCCTAGCCTCTACTTGGTTTCTGCCCTGACCCTGTTCTGAGTCCCCTACTCCCTCAGTTAGCACTGCGCCCACCTCTTCCCCCACACTTGGTCCCAGTCCTGTTCTCTTTCCTGGTCCTGTCTTCTCTTTCATTCCTATTCTTGCCCTGTCTGACATAACCTGGTCTATAcaacttaaaaaatttcccagtATTGAAGTAACAGTGGATTATAGGATATCCACACCCATCTCCTCCTCTAGTTTTCTACAGATGACAAAGGCACCAGATATTGTACATTTCATTTTCCTGAGCTCCCCAAACCTGCGTATTTACCTCTCAGATGTGAAGGGAAGTGCAGTGATTGTCATAAACCATTCTTGCTCCTTGTTCATGAGGGTCCTCTCTTCTCCGAGAGAGACTTGAGAGCTGTGCTGACATAGGCCTCCATGGAAGGGGTTTGCCTGTGAGCTTCCAGTTTTGGGGAAGAAAGAACAAAGTCAGGCGTTTAATCCCTGAAAAACTGCCTTCTGCTATGAAAGTCACCCTTGGGAGCTAACTGCACtgtttattttggttttcagCTTTTGCCAACCTGAGGAGAGGATACCTGTTTATGTATAACCTGGTTCAGTTCTTAGGATTCTCCTGGATCTTTGTCAACATGACAGTGCGGCTGTTCATCTTAGGAAAAGGCAAGTAAGCAGGTCCTTGTTCAGTCCTGCCCCTTTCTCAAGCACtagcttcccttccctttccactcAGATGGAGCCTTTGGAGTCAGTACCACTAATGTTAGATCCCATTTGTAGAGAGACATCAAGTCTGATGGTTACCTTTGGTATTTAAATCTCCCTGTCAGACagggaggaaactgatgcccagagaagaaaaagggactTGCCTGTGGTCCTCTAGCTTGTTAGTGGCAAATATAGACCCATAATGCAATTTTCCtgacactccccctccccccagtccaGTGCTATTCTTATTACATCATGTTTTATTCATGAGCAAATGTTGGTAACCCTTTGTGTGAGAGGATCTTTGTTGCCCCGACTCCCTGGCTCCTCTTCTGGGAGTTCTTGAGCCATGCAGATGCTGGAGCCCAGGCAGATAGATTCAAAATCAGGCTGGGAGATTGCTGTACTTTCAGCCTGACCCCATGCGTTTTGGAATCTAGGGAGCAGTAGACAACCGTTACATCAAGGGCTGCCTGCTGCCTCCTGACTTGGTTCTCTCTCCATTCAGGAAGGGGAGGTTATTCTTCCACCTTTCTCAGCACATAGTGTGTATTCTGCAGAGTACAGTGGTAGCAGGCAGACTACAGTGGAAAAACTCCCCAGATGACTAGTGTGAAATAGACCATTTTTAAAAGGCAACTCAGTCACAAATTCTCATCTGTCCTCATTTGATTTTgtcccttcatttttatttatacttcagatcttttttaaaaaatttatttgttttcagttttctgcaatcatttccataagtcttagattttctccccttccctccccgctccatccccaagatggcatgcaattttataggggttctacacatacatacttattaaatacattttcacattagtcatgttgcatggaagaattaaaatgaatgggagatatcatgaaaaaaactcaaacaaaacataacaggaaaaaatattctgctttccaattccatagttctttctctggatgtggaaggtgttttgcctcaagagtcccttgggaatattttaggtccttgcattgctgtgaagagctaagtctaccagaaaaatcccttgcacactgtggtcattgctgtgtacaaagttctcctggttctgctcctttcactcagcatcagttcatataagtccttccaggcctctctgaagtcttcctgtttatcatttcttgtagtgcaatagtattccattacattcatatactgcaacttgttcagccattccccagttgatgggcatccccttgatttctagttcttggccaccacaaagagaactgctataaatatttttgtacacatgggaccctttcccatttttatgatctctgggatacagtCCTTGAAGcgatattgctgtgtcaaagggtatgcacatttttatagtcctttgggcatagttccaaatggaactctccagaatggttctattagcttgcagctccaccagcagtgaattagtattccaactctctcacatcctctccaacatttatcatcttcctgttcttccatgttagccaatctgatagatgtgatgtggcacctcagagttgttttgatttgcatttctctaatcggtagtgattaagagcattttttcatatgaccatagatagctttaatttcttcctgataaatacataaatctgataaatacactactccttgctctactaatttgtttacaatatcaatctttatgcctagatcatgtactcatttggactttatccaccacactgttatcctaTACTTCTGATCTTAAAAGTAATATCTGGATTCACCTTCGTATCCCCCAAATATTTATTGGGAACCTgaaaagatatatgtgtgtgtgtgtgtgtgtgtgtgtgtgtacacatgtatgtatatgtatgtacatatatgtatgtatgtagacagATATAATGTATAGCTGTCAATAGATAGCTATATAGAGTTGTCAGTACTGAGGTGTAATGTAAGGTGGGTTCTCCCTTGTCTTCACTTAAGCGCTCTTACTATCCCCTCCAgagtctttcctccctttcccaatgACCTGTAGCTGAGTACCTTTACTGAGAAGCTCAGTTCTTTGGGTCTTCTACAGGCAGTGGCAGCACCCAACTAGTCCTTTCCCACTTTTTGCTTTACATATTTGTTCCCATAACCCATGCTATTCTGGTTGAATATCAGTTTTAGGGCAATACTACATCAGCTGAGTGAATATGTGGTAATGGGCCCTGGTCCGTCAGGATGATCTAGGAAGGAGAAATGACTGGGTGGAATTCCCTCATTGGCCAAATTGAATATTTTAATGTTGCCATTATGACTACAAAGGGATATATATATTAGgtattgattaaattaaattaaaactcaTTTTGTTTACCCAGAATGTTCCATCTTTTATACATATTGAAGAATACTGTAAagatattaaattataaatgCAGTTAATCCTAAATATTTCACCCAACTCATACACTTACCATTTTAGCTTCATTTAATTACTTTGGACATAGACATATACTCTGATGTGCTTATTACAGCAGCTGTTCCAAAGCTTTTCTTAAGCCACCTCCATCTCTATCCCTTTTTCACTCCCTTTCATCAGAGGGACTTTGCTTTTCtgtcttccccctccttctctcaaCAGCAAGAATTGAACTGCAATCTCATGAGCACAGTCAGATATATGAATGAGCTTTCTATCTTGCCAAGGCAGACTTCCACTCTGGCTACATTGGCCTACTTGACCTTCCCCATACACTGCCTTCCATCTTGGAAGCCAGCATGGGCTGGCTGCCATACTTAGAATGCTCTATCTCTTCCCCTTTGTACCTTGGAACCTCTTGTTCCCTTGAAGGCTTTGTTCAAATGTCCCTTCTTTTGGAGGccttttctgtttgcctcagttgttagtatatttgttttttatatatCCTGTAAATACCTGTGAACATGTATCCTTCCACTTGAATGTGAGTTGCTTGAGGTCAGAGAGTCtctcactttttatttatttgtttgttttttaaagcacacagacttggggtttttttcagcaccaaatcctctccctttccttctccccttccccactcaacaagaagacaagaaaagcaaaatcgattacaaatatgtataatcatgcaaaacaaatttccacattagcctagccatgtttcaaaaaaaaaaagtcaagaaagaggaaaaaaatgtttccatcTGCACTGTGAGTCCATCAGTTTTCCTTCTGGAGGTGGGTCATGTGGAATTGTGGTAGGTCGTTGTGTTGTTCTTACACAATCAgctatctttacaatattgttgttgctgtgtacttCACATGGCttcagttcatacagatcttcccagatttttccgGAATTAtcccgttcatcatttcttacagcacaatagtattccatcacattcatataccattttAACTTGTTTAGCCATACCACAGTTGATGAGCACTGCCTcggtttccatttctttgccacgacaaacagagctgctatattttgttcatatccttttcttcattttttgatcTCTGTTGTGTAGACCTTGTAatgtatttctgggtcaaagggtatgcagtttaatagcttttggggtatagttccaaattgctttccagaatggcagaaccaattcacagctccactaacagtgcattaatatgTTTTGTTCATTCTGCCCTGTGAGGCTGAGCAAAACAAGCCTTAGTCCCTCTTCCATACTGCAACCCTTCGGATACATGAAGCTAGAGATCATGTCATCCATACATCTTCTCTACTCTACTTCCATGGCTGATgggatatattttaaaatccccagttccttcatctgacctgtaggaaatattttcaaaatctctCATTCCTCTGGTTGTATCGCTGTGGATATAGTCCAGTTAGTCAATGTCCTTCCTGAAGTATAGTTCCCTAAGCTAAATATAGtactctagatgtggtctgaccatgATAGGGTTCAATAGGATTGGTACTTCTCTCATGTTAGACACTGTGCTATGAATGGAGCCAAAAATAGCATGAACTTTTTTGGGCTGGCATGAGTGTTTGTCTTGGCAATGTATTTGAATCTAATTGGGTTTCTCCAATTTTATATTCCTCTGCTTCAGGAGCAGGAGGAAATGTATTCTTTTGAGAAATTAGTCTTTCAGGAACTCTCCCATTTAGTTTTCTGTTAATGGATATTTGTATCTTAcagattctttctatgacacatTCCACACCATGGCTGACATGATGTATTTCTGCCAGATGCTGGCCGTTGTTGAGCTCATCAATGCCTTTCTTAAAGTCACCCGGTCACCAGTGACGCCCACCGTGGTCCAGGTAGCGTGCAGATGGGCTGAAGGGTTGTAGGTTAAGGATTTCATCAGGTATGGCACTGTTTGCAAatcattttctgtttacagatggcTAGAGTTAGTTCTGCCGAAGCATGGAGAAAATTGTATCTTAGGAGATTCTCCGAAATAGAGTTCTGCCATCTTGAGTACATTCCCTGACTGACAACTCACTCCTTTGTCAGAGTTGAAAATTAGAGAATAGCTGTTGTGCTTTAATTTGTTTGGATACTCTGTATCTATTTTATTCTTCCTCACCTTAGCAGATGGAAGATTTAATAAGTTGCTCTgactaaaaaaaattccatctgtTGACCATTGTGTACTTGTATAACCTAGCAGAGCTTGAATTCCCTTTACATGGTGTCTAAGAAGTGGGGTTACCTCTGGGCCATGGTGGACCATTAGAGTTGAACTTCAGGGAAGGTTAAACACTGCATATGccagaagtcttagtgcaattttaggcttttaaaaaaatagcttaaaactgcactgagactttttGGACACCCTATGTATGAAGCAGAAAACTAGACCATTTTCTCAGTTCTTAATCCCTGGGCAAAAAGTATGTACTAAAATACTTCATTAGAAATAATGTCATTCATTGTTTTCCTGTGGCTGCATGAAAATAAGTAAGCAGATGTTTGAAGTTTTCCCATTTTAATTTCACCTTAAAAATAATGCGTTCCTTTTCTGTTGGAATTCAACCGCCCTCAAACAAGTCTGGTGGTTACTTTTGCCACAGTTCCATAcacactttctctcttctgatgtgtgtgcgcgcacacacacacacacacacacacactcactctctcaCACTTCAAGAGATGTGCAGCCTTTGGTCATgaattttgctctttttttctggtCACCTGAATGCAAAGACTATAAATGCCATCTCTGTGGAGGCAGTTGAGTACAAGGTTGTGCTTGGGGTAGCCTGTTCTGGACCCTTTTGCACTTCTCACATgtactgtctgactcttcaaCCCCAAGGTCAAAAGGTGGTGGAGTCTGTGTTTTAGATAATTCCCCTTAGAAAGAGATTGAATGTAGTTTACCTAAGAAATGCTCCTCCATGGTCATGGGGTGGGGCTAATAGAGCCCTGgactaaagtcaagaagacttctgGATTAAAACCCAGATTTGAGCCTCAACTAACCAAGTGGCACTGGATAAGTGCCTTAGCCACTATCTCTTTTCCTcagaaatggggatgatatttgTATTAGGCAACTCACTCATACGTAAGCCTTAAAGCCTGAATCATTATTGCTGTACTCAGTGACACTATCAATAGGACATGAGGCTTCATTTTTGAAGGACAACATTACTATTAAGGTAGAACTTTCACAGAGATATTGAAGAAGCCAGGATTGTTCATGCCTAGGGAGAGAGGGGGCCAGATGTGCCTTGACAAGTTGATTCTGTGACAGAGGGGCAGAGTGGGTTAAGTTAGAGCTTTTTTACAGGGTCATTTCAGGAAGGGGAGGACTTAGAAACTTAATTTAATTAGAGGGAGTGATACATAGGAAGCAGTGAACCAGGGGATGGAATCTCCGTTGGTGGTGGACTTAGAAACAAGGTTGCCTTTCTATCACAATAGATTACATACTTTGACTTCTGGTACTGGAGTTACAAGTTGATGGGTGATCTCAAGTTCATTCAGTTGATGTTAATCACTAGAGTTAAATTGTTGGTACAGACACCACCATTATATAGTCTTGGGTGGGGGTGAGACAGAAGAGGAATTTTATGTCTGTGcaagtggttttttaaaaaaactttgaatttttctttctttgacagtTCTTTggcagaaatttcattttatttgtcatCATCGGTGGCTTGGAAGAAATGCAAAGCAAAGCTgtggttttctttatattttatctttggaGCACAATAGAGATATTCAGGTGTGTTGGATTTTGGTATTCGATGCAGAAATGgacaaacttgtttttaaaatgctaCCCAAAAACCCATTCTTCACCCAAAGCAGTTCTCCCAGGATGGAGCTATTGTCCATGGATGCTCAGGGATGAAGCCTGTCAACACATAGCCAATAGTTGTTGAATGCATGAACGAACGATTGGCATGTGACTTCTCCCTGCTTCCCACCACATTCTTATTTCACTTAAGCCAAAGATCTGAGGTGGTCCTACCTGGATGCTTATGCCTTGTGGAAGCAGTGGCAGATTtaatatgatctctttgggggtataAACACCCACATGGGGGCAGGGAGCAACTTTGCAGTTGAAAATgcaccttcctcttttctttgcaaGAGGGTAGGATACATCCTGTCAGACCAGATCAAACGAGATGACATATTAAAGCAGTTCGTGCAGTGCCTGGTAGAtagtaagcactttgtaaatggtgatgataatgatgtagGTCGGTTCTGAACTCTTCCTCTTTTATCCCTGTTGTTCCAAGGACACCCTGATAGAGAAGGGAGTGGAGAAGTCTGTATATGGAAAGGAACAGAGTGAAAGCCGAAAAACGAAAACAAATGTCTCTCCAAAAAGCACACATGCATTCTAAGAAGGCTGATGGGACCTGGGGTCAAGGAGCTGAATTCCTGTGGGGTTAACCAGGGAGGGCATCACGGAGAAGCTGGTGACACTTGTAGTTTCATTCTGGACATTTTTACCAACTCCTTGGATAGGCTGAGAAAGCAATAACACAAAGCTGGGTAATGTTGCAGATATGGTGTTTGACACAATCAGCATTCAGAAAGATTTAAGTATGGAACGATGGGAACAAATTAACAAGGTCGTCCCACTATACTTAGGTTAAGAAAATTCAGCCTCAAAATGACAACATATAGGACACCTGCCATTGTGATTGTTCATGTTCATGCTTCGAAGGTCTGGTGGGTAAATACAAACCAAATTATAAGTGAGTTGTGGGATGCTAaggcttaattta from Notamacropus eugenii isolate mMacEug1 chromosome 1, mMacEug1.pri_v2, whole genome shotgun sequence includes these protein-coding regions:
- the HACD3 gene encoding very-long-chain (3R)-3-hydroxyacyl-CoA dehydratase 3 isoform X1, whose product is MQNQVLTPHVYWAQRHREVYLRVELSDVQHPDISITENVLHFKAHGHGAKGDNVYEFHLEFLEPVKPQLTHKLTQRQVNITVQKKENHWWERLTKQEKRPLFLAPDFDRWLDESDAEMELKAKEEERINKIRMESRVPNDSFANLRRGYLFMYNLVQFLGFSWIFVNMTVRLFILGKDSFYDTFHTMADMMYFCQMLAVVELINAFLKVTRSPVTPTVVQFFGRNFILFVIIGGLEEMQSKAVVFFIFYLWSTIEIFRYPFYMLSCIDIEWKLLTWIRYSIWIPCYTLGCLAEAVSVIQSIPVFSETGKFSFVLPYPLNTTVKFSVFLQIYLIILFLGAFVNFRHLYKQRRRRYGPKKRKAN
- the HACD3 gene encoding very-long-chain (3R)-3-hydroxyacyl-CoA dehydratase 3 isoform X2; this encodes MELKAKEEERINKIRMESRVPNDSFANLRRGYLFMYNLVQFLGFSWIFVNMTVRLFILGKDSFYDTFHTMADMMYFCQMLAVVELINAFLKVTRSPVTPTVVQFFGRNFILFVIIGGLEEMQSKAVVFFIFYLWSTIEIFRYPFYMLSCIDIEWKLLTWIRYSIWIPCYTLGCLAEAVSVIQSIPVFSETGKFSFVLPYPLNTTVKFSVFLQIYLIILFLGAFVNFRHLYKQRRRRYGPKKRKAN